In the genome of Plasmodium yoelii strain 17X genome assembly, chromosome: 14, one region contains:
- a CDS encoding 3-hydroxyisobutyryl-Coenzyme A hydrolase, which produces MLNQRGCFHLSIFKLKKDISHIKKLKWNEIKFSDKNYLFTCTNFEKKKINVKNLVTYENKTAKSFYKYSNNSNLHTNAHKIENNHKNVLSKKMENTNDNINMNKRFISDECNKGDLFKKTEKEKNNELDKYNMENMDDVTKSKNGNCNDIIDLTLSDVWSKKTLIVEYKNNIVEILLNRKEKLNAINKDMINGLLNMVKSLSNDDRCNLIVIRSINQNCFCSGSDVKDIVQNKDQGINHLKQLYKYINFISKINKNILCIWNGYAMGGGLGISMYTKYRIINKNVIFAMPENKIGFFPDVGSSYFLKKYFPRNIALHLGLTSLRLNEIDLINFKVCTNYIENLDQFLNELYNIKKEDPNKFNEELIKILNKYPPKVNVNTKPVLTEELISNIDKYYTSANNLEELINNLKKNEDNDNFCKQLLLDINANCYFSCQLWFSYFIYNYDKPMEEVLDNDFKMTQYFLYHTNTFEKGVTEILIKKNKSFQWSKDHENNPVKLEETIEDILMNKNLLSIKDEFI; this is translated from the coding sequence ATGCTAAATCAAAGAGGATGTTTTCATCTCAGTAtattcaaattaaaaaaagatatttcacatataaaaaaattaaaatggaatgaaataaaatttagTGATAAAAACTATTTGTTTACATGTACAAACtttgaaaagaaaaaaataaacgtGAAAAATTTGGTGacttatgaaaataaaaccGCAAAAAGTTTCTATAAATATTCTAATAATAGTAATTTACATACTAATGCAcataaaatagaaaataatcataaaaacgtattatctaaaaaaatggaaaatacaAATGacaatattaatatgaaCAAGCGATTTATATCTGATGAATGTAATAAAGGCGACCTTTTTAAGAAAACtgaaaaagagaaaaataatgaattagataaatataatatggaaaatatggATGATGTTACAAAATCAAAGAATGGTAACTGTAATGATATTATAGATCTAACCCTATCTGATGTATGgtcaaaaaaaacattaatagtagaatataaaaacaacatagtcgaaatattattaaataggaaagaaaaattaaatgctataaataaagatatgaTTAATGGATTATTAAATATGGTAAAAAGTTTAAGCAATGATGATAGATGTAATTTGATAGTAATAAGAAGTATCAATCAAAATTGTTTTTGTTCGGGTTCAGATGTAAAAGATATAGTTCAGAATAAAGATCAAGGGATAAATCATTTAAAACAActatataagtatattaattttatttcaaaaattaataaaaatatcttATGCATATGGAATGGGTATGCTATGGGTGGGGGATTAGGTATATCTATGTATACAAAGTATCGaatcataaataaaaatgtaatatttgCCATGccagaaaataaaataggtTTTTTCCCTGATGTTGGAAGctcttattttttaaaaaaatattttccacGAAATATTGCTTTACACTTAGGATTAACATCATTGCGATTAAATGAAATtgatttaattaattttaaagtatgtaCTAATTATATAGAAAACCTAGACCAATTTTTGAATGAattgtataatattaaaaaagaagacccaaataaatttaatgaggaacttattaaaattttaaataaatacccCCCAAAAGTTAATGTTAATACAAAACCAGTATTAACAGAAGAATTAATTAGTAATATCGACAAGTATTATACATCTGCCAATAATTTAGAGGAAttgataaataatttaaaaaaaaatgaagataatgataatttttGTAAACAATTATTATTAGATATAAACGCTAATTGTTATTTTAGCTGCCAATTATGGTTctcttattttatatataactatgACAAACCTATGGAAGAAGTATTAGATAACGATTTTAAGATGACTcagtattttttatatcacaCTAACACATTTGAAAAGGGGGTAActgaaatattaataaaaaaaaataaaagcttTCAATGGAGTAAGGACCATGAAAATAACCCTGTGAAATTGGAAGAAACTATTGAAGATATTTTgatgaataaaaatttattgtcTATTAAAgatgaatttatataa